Proteins found in one Micropterus dolomieu isolate WLL.071019.BEF.003 ecotype Adirondacks linkage group LG12, ASM2129224v1, whole genome shotgun sequence genomic segment:
- the LOC123980394 gene encoding uncharacterized protein LOC123980394, whose product MKCMSHRGASTLESARFGTISNMSLQVCNCCGWSKVTTYQGLRTHQGKMGCTQKGMRIPESEQFRRSYLPKYTYLGPSIKVEEPFTNIFSPSIKSVVEQNVWRNLWDEPQDSGPINSSQVRKENVPVSPNLTTQMITTDAALMQMFTSLFETQQHLSTDSNQTHRALDFSSGAQPFVMPVSQTLSTQANPDASEVMMKQTSKSFFETPQRSHQTATNFDKVHQAHDFSTGAQQPFKMPVSQTPSNQNNPAVKETNKSLFETPQHSHQSTTKACRGLDFSAAAQQVEPLVWDLPTTTAQETTVPKKEEEREAQKLLKNVALPPYSTTQMMPAATEAAIETTTSLSETQQPSHQTATKTRRALDFSAGAQQVGQMIWDVPTTTAQETAVRPTAKEIKKEREAQKLLQARQDRISADLQQKIQMRQQKIAEVRSSVKASKGSLDTEWLEINNVFSEVARVVEDARQKALQPLEERRQILKREARDLVQKLQKEIDKLKKTIDVLDKNPDLQVSLLTGLDESRDWNNVAVDTSFSFGTLRTTTSNMMEQIHQKLENLSSVELKRIPTFAVDVKLDPTTAHRCLVLSADGKKVRDGAKNQKVPDAPERFDMFGSVLGLNRLSSGKSYWEVDVSKKTGWDLGVARRDANRKGKLSLTPDNGYWVTVHYEDEKYAALTAPPVSLSLTVKPQKVGVFVDYEEGLVSFYDVTAQSHFYSFTECSFSGEVFPYFSPHLIQNELNSDPLIISDVKKP is encoded by the exons GTTTGGTACAATATCTAACATGAGCCTCCAGGTTTGCAACTGCTGCGGATGGTCCAAAGTTACGACCTACCAGGGCCTGAGAACTCACCAGGGGAAGATGGGGTGCACACAAAAGGGGATGAGGATCCCTGAAAGTGAACAGTTCAGAAGGAGTTACCTACCGAAATATACATACCTGGGACCTTCAATCAAAGTAGAAGAGCCTTTTACCAATATTTTCAGCCCTTCTATCAAGTCTG tGGTTGAACAGAACGTCTGGAGAAATCTATGGGACGAACCTCAGGACAGCGGACCAATTAACAGCTCTCAAGTCAGGAAGGAG aatGTGCCTGTGTCTCCAAACCTCACCACCCAAATGATTACAACAGATGCCGCACTAATGCAGATGTTCACATCAT TGTTTGAAACCCAACAGCACTTGTCCACAGACTCAAACCAAACTCATCGAGCACTTGATTTCTCCAGTGGTGCACAG CCATTTGTGATGCCGGTGTCACAGACCCTCAGCACCCAAGCGAATCCTGACGCCTCAGAGGTCATGATGAAGCAGACAAGCAAATCAT TTTTTGAAACTCCACAGCGCTCTCATCAAACAGCCACCAACTTTGACAAAGTTCATCAAGCGCATGATTTCTCCACGGGTGCACAGCAG CCTTTCAAGATGCCAGTGTCACAGACCCCCAGCAACCAAAATAATCCTGCAGTGAAGGAGACAAACAAATCAT TGTTTGAAACTCCACAGCACTCTCATCAAAGTACCACCAAAGCTTGTCGAGGGCTTGatttctctgctgctgcacagcAG GTGGAGCCACTGGTCTGGGATCTTCCAACAACCACAGCTCAGGAAACAACAGTCCcaaaaaaggaggaagagagggaggctCAAAAGCTATTAAAG AATGTGGCTTTGCCTCCATACTCCACCACCCAAATGATGCCCGCAGCCACAGAAGCAGCTATAGAGACGACCACATCAT TGTCTGAAACTCAACAGCCCTCTCATCAAACCGCCACCAAAACACGTCGAGCACTTGATTTCTCAGCTGGTGCGCAGCAG GTGGGACAAATGATCTGGGATGTTCCAACAACCACGGCTCAGGAAACAGCTGTCAGACCAACAGCGAAAGAGATTaagaaggagagggaggctCAAAAACTTCTACAG GCAAGGCAAGACAGGATAAGTGCTGATTTACAACAGAAAATCCAGATGAGACAACAAAAGATTGCTGAAGTCAGATCCTCTGTAAAGGCCAGCAAG GGCAGCTTGGATACTGAATGGCTGGAGATCAACAATGTGTTCTCAGAGGTGGCGAGAGTGGTGGAGGACGCTCGGCAGAAAGCCCTTCAACCTCTCGAGGAGAG GAGACAGATCCTAAAGAGAGAAGCACGAGATCTGGTCCAGAAACTGCAAAAGGAAATAGACAAACTCAAAAAGACCATTGATGTGTTGGACAAAAATCCAGATTTGCAG gtttctCTTCTAACAGGCCTGGATGAATCTCGGGATTGGAATAATGTAGCTGTGGACACTTCATTCTCCTTTGGTACACTAAGAACTACAACATCAAACATGATGGAGCAAATTCACCAGAAACTAGAAAATCTCTCTTCCGTTG AACTCAAGAGGATCCCCACATTTGCAG TGGATGTAAAGCTGGACCCAACCACTGCACATCGATGCCTTGTTCTTTCTGCCGATGGGAAGAAAGTGAGGGATGGAGCAAAGAACCAGAAAGTTCCTGATGCTCCAGAGAGGTTTGACATGTTTGGCAGCGTCCTTGGGCTCAACAGGTTGTCCTCTGGAAAGTCATACTGGGAGGTGGATGTCAGTAAAAAGACAGGATGGGATCTGGGTGTGGCAAGACGTGATGCAAACCGCAAAGGGAAACTCTCGCTGACCCCAGATAATGGTTACTGGGTTACTGTACATTATGAAGATGAAAAGTACGCAGCCCTGACAGCACCACCCGTCAGCCTGTCCCTGACAGTGAAACCTCAGAAGGTGGGAGTGTTTGTGGATTACGAGGAAGGTCTTGTGTCCTTCTACGATGTGACGGCTCAATCTCACTTCTACTCGTTTACTGAGTGTTCGTTCAGTGGTGAAGTTTTCCCATATTTCAGTCCACATCTTATTCAAAATGAGTTAAACTCTGATCCCCTGATTATCTCTGATGTGAAAAAGCCGTAG